A genomic stretch from Burkholderiaceae bacterium DAT-1 includes:
- a CDS encoding tRNA threonylcarbamoyladenosine dehydratase has translation MEAMTSPTDPSALDYERRFGGVARLYGDVGLHAFASAHVCVIGIGGVGSWAAEALARSAVGQITLIDLDHIAPSNINRQLHALSDTLGAAKVTAMADRIRAINPRVQVHEVDDFLTQDNLASLIDRRFDVVIDCMDQLRVKSALVAHCKRQRIPLLVSGGAGGRMDPTRIASGDIAQSQGDALLSKLRADLRRNYGFPRDGKRFGIECVFSEEQIVRPAAACAPASGAALNCAGYGSAVVVTATFGMTLAARAFNILIRHQGKAK, from the coding sequence ATGGAAGCCATGACTTCGCCAACCGATCCATCCGCACTTGATTATGAACGCCGATTTGGTGGTGTTGCACGCCTGTATGGTGACGTTGGCTTGCATGCGTTTGCATCCGCACATGTATGCGTCATCGGGATCGGAGGCGTCGGCAGCTGGGCCGCTGAAGCGCTGGCACGGAGTGCAGTCGGACAGATTACGCTGATTGATCTGGATCACATTGCACCCAGCAACATCAATCGTCAGCTGCATGCCCTGAGCGATACGCTGGGCGCTGCCAAAGTTACGGCAATGGCCGATCGCATTCGCGCGATCAATCCGCGCGTTCAAGTGCATGAGGTCGACGATTTTCTGACACAGGACAATCTGGCTAGTCTGATTGATCGCAGATTTGACGTGGTGATCGACTGCATGGATCAATTGCGGGTGAAATCGGCGCTGGTTGCGCATTGCAAGCGCCAGCGCATCCCGCTACTCGTATCGGGCGGAGCGGGCGGCAGAATGGATCCGACCCGCATTGCCAGTGGCGACATCGCCCAGAGTCAGGGTGATGCACTACTGTCCAAACTACGTGCCGATTTGCGCCGCAATTATGGTTTTCCGCGCGACGGGAAACGCTTCGGTATCGAATGCGTGTTCTCGGAAGAACAGATTGTCAGGCCAGCAGCGGCCTGTGCGCCTGCGTCGGGCGCTGCACTCAATTGCGCGGGCTATGGCTCTGCCGTGGTGGTCACTGCCACGTTCGGCATGACGCTGGCGGCACGCGCATTCAATATCCTCATCAGACATCAAGGAAAAGCCAAATGA
- a CDS encoding VOC family protein — protein sequence MRYLHTMVRVTDLDASIRFYRDALGLELTRRKDYEAGRFTLVYLAAPGQPDAELELTWNWDPEVYTGGRNFGHLAYEVDDIHAYCQHLMDRGILINRPPRDGRMAFVRSPDGISIELLQKGEALAPVEPWVSMPNTGSW from the coding sequence ATGCGCTATCTGCATACTATGGTTCGAGTCACTGATCTGGATGCATCCATCCGGTTCTATCGCGATGCACTCGGCCTCGAACTGACGCGTCGCAAAGATTATGAGGCCGGTCGCTTTACGCTGGTTTACCTGGCAGCCCCCGGCCAGCCTGACGCAGAACTGGAATTGACCTGGAACTGGGATCCGGAGGTGTACACCGGCGGCCGCAACTTTGGTCATTTGGCTTATGAAGTGGATGATATTCACGCCTACTGCCAGCATTTGATGGATCGCGGCATCCTGATTAACCGCCCACCACGTGATGGACGCATGGCCTTTGTTCGCTCGCCGGATGGCATCTCGATCGAATTGTTGCAAAAAGGCGAGGCACTGGCACCGGTTGAGCCATGGGTATCCATGCCGAATACCGGTAGCTGGTAG
- a CDS encoding H-NS histone family protein gives MIDFSAFTLPQLAQLQKDLEREVERRKVEDRKQTLAELQRLAAERGFTLADLVTETSAKRGSKRGTVAAQFRNPANPEQTWTGRGRKPQWVADHLENGGSIDTLRI, from the coding sequence ATGATTGATTTTTCTGCTTTCACACTGCCACAACTGGCCCAACTGCAAAAAGACCTCGAGCGCGAAGTTGAGCGCCGCAAGGTTGAAGACCGCAAGCAAACTCTGGCTGAACTGCAACGTCTGGCAGCTGAGCGCGGCTTCACACTGGCAGATCTGGTGACCGAAACTTCCGCCAAGCGCGGCAGCAAGCGTGGCACCGTGGCAGCTCAATTCCGCAACCCGGCCAATCCAGAACAAACCTGGACCGGTCGTGGCCGCAAGCCACAGTGGGTTGCCGATCATCTGGAAAATGGCGGCTCCATCGATACACTGCGCATCTAA